The following nucleotide sequence is from Cyclopterus lumpus isolate fCycLum1 chromosome 20, fCycLum1.pri, whole genome shotgun sequence.
GCAGAGGTTTGACAGCTCTGTCTGGCACTGTGTTTATTTACGTttgacatgttgttgttgttgttgttgttgtttctgatgCTCTGTGTTtctaaagtatttatttatttaggagaCGAAGGAGTACTCACTGTGAGAGTCGTAGTTTCACGTCAGCAACACTGTACTGGCCCTGGAACGGGTGTCTGCAGAAAGAGAATTTAATCCAGTTAATTTGTCTCAAAAcatgattatttttaataaaatcaaCAATAACAAATGTCACAATAATATCGGCCATGAAAACAGTTTCTGCAGCTGCGCTTTCCCCCACGTTTCAGCCTGTTTTCTCTATTAAAAAAGGGATATACTTTGTATTTCAATTAAAATCACACTTCCTCATGAACGGTTGGCTCCACCCACCCCGGCGTGATGGCGGCCATGGCCGGGTGCTTGTTGCTGTACCACACCCGGTAGTTGTGGGTAATCTTCCAGGCCGTCACGAACGGGACGCCGTAGTCGGCGAGCAGCCTCTCGTTGTCTGAAACCAACGGAGACGTTAGAACCTGGTCCGAGGGTCATTTTCACTAAAAAGAGCCACGAGTATTTAAACGGTGAGAACGCTGCATTTCTagaaaaaaataacttaaaaaaacaaacagaaaaaacgtgttatttgaaaaaaaggtttcggaaaaataattaataattacattaagtttatttttcatgtcCCGTTATTGTCTAGAGGCAGAATTTACTATCTTTTTGAAGATGGAATTtgacacagaaaataaaatgcaacaaatTATTCAGTTCTagcttaaaaaaagatgaatttcaATCTTCTTCAGCTAGAAAATGGCACGTTAATGGAAAATAATGTTAATGGAAAATAATGTTAATGGAAAATAATGTTAATGGAATATAATGTTAATGGAAAATAATGTTAATGGAATATAATGTTAATGGAAAATAACGTTAATGGAAAATAACGTTAATGGAATATAATGTTAATGGAAAATAACGTTAATGGAAAATAATGTTAATGGAAAATAATGTTAATGGAAAATAACGTTAATGGAAAATAACGTTAATGGAATATAATGTTAATGGAAAATAACGTTAATGGAAAATAATGTTAATGGAAAATAATGTTAATGGCAAATAACATTAATGGAAAATAATGTTAATGGAAAAACAGTAAAATAAGGTCTCAGCAGttgcaaaagtaaaataatgtcAATGGAGATGAAGccaaaacttatttttttttaaaaagacttaataataataataataataataattgtaaactATTAATGGCCAATTCAGGCCAACGCGCCCCCACCTTGCTGTAACACGGAGGACAGTAACGAGTGCAGGTAAAGGGTGAACTGCGCCCGGATCCACTCGTCTCCGCCCTCCCAGCCCGTCCCGTCCAGGAAGACGTCGTCGCGGTTCTCCGTCACGTGCTTCACCAGGTAGTCGGCGAAGCGCAGGTCCGCCGTCGTCAGGCTGAGGGTCTTGCGGAGCTCCGGGTCCTGGACGTGGACTCCAGCTTCTTCCACCtatgaaagaataaataaataagacacacacacacacacacacacacacacacacacacacgccaaacGTCTATCTACTATGTTTTGGTAAATGTTTCACCTCCACGACGGCGTCGCTGAGGTGCCTCTGCTGGCGGAAGAGGATGTTGGTCGCACCGGCCACGAAGCCGCGCACCGTCACGTCCGACAGGAggtggtgctgctgcagggCCATGTAGGGCAGACACAGGTAACCCTGGCAACCAGAGGGGTCAAAAAGGTCACACGGTGTTAATATCCGGCCGGAGACACAATGGGTGTTTGAGGAGCTGTCGGCATGATTTTATAGGTTATTTATGAACTACTGGTAATATTGATCTTTTGTGATCTATGACGTTTGAAATGTGAgtttaatggatttttttttttatgtcacggCTCCGGGAGTCCTGAGTCTTAAGATGTTCAACCATGACTTCCTGTCGGAGACTTTGCAAAATAAagttaataataaaatgtaaaaagccaaCAACCTGCATCCAGAGCGTTACCTTGGTGAAGACGGGGAGCGGCAGGCCGTACCGGTCCTCCTCCAGACCGGACACCAGACCCTGGACGACCCCTCCCTGCCCGCCGGCGGACTGCGGCTGCACCGTGATGGGCGTCGCCGGCTCGGAGTCGAAGGCGTCCAGCAGCGGCTCCGTCTCGCCGCCCTCCGCGGCGGCCTCTTGGGGACCCTCGTCCAACACGGCGGGGTCCAGAGTCTCCCACTCGCTCTCCGAGGACTCCGGAGAGAcgcgcggcggcggcggcttgAGGAGGTGGCGGCGGCGGTCCCCCGGCTCCGGCTCCGCGGCGGCCCCCGCCAGCTCCAGCTCGCCGTCGGCGAAGTCGGTGACGGACACGGAGACGAAGTCCTCGGCTCCGGAGACGCTCTCCAGCAGAGTCGGGTCCTCCGACACGCTGCTCTGAGGCCGGTAGTGGGACGAGTCCGCCAGGCCGTGCTCGATCATACCTGCTCGGGGCAAACGGGGAACGTCAgagacatttttattaaaagacGTTTGTGTCTCTGACTGTACTTTTCTATTagcttttactttaaatattcTTCCGTTTCTTGTCACACTGCATGAGGAACACAAAGGCCTGATTTAAAAGTGAGTTGCTGACCTGGAAACAGTGATAGCACGGTCATCAGAGCTCCCACTAGTCTGTTGACAGGAGACACATAGAAGAGGACCTGCAAACAATAAAAATCAAActtagtgttgttttttttccacaaataaACTTCTGACTCGCttgaaaaacatttgtaattgtACCTTCTTCTCCAGCAGGATGAGCTTGAAGAGGATGAGGACCTACGAAGGTAAAATTAACATATTACTTCAGCTGTTCTGCAGCCAGCGTTCGCGTTAACGTCGGCGTGTAATTCTCTACCTTGTGTCGAAAGTGAAGAATTAAATCCCTCGGCGATAAACCTGAAGGCGAGAAAGTCGAGTTAACAACAATAACCACAAATACGATCCGTTTATCGCAGTATTTATGCAATAAAGGAAGATCTTCTCATgagttttgtttatatttatgaaatattttcACATACTTTCACTTAAAATGCatgaaagtgaaaaataaaaaacacaaaccagtgTCGAAGTACATTATTTTTAGCCTGTATAGAACAATCGCAGTAATATTGTATTGCAGTATTTATTTGGaagttttttattgtgtatatatatatatatatatatatatatatatatatatatataacaaagaaaatacaataaatgataACATCTAAAAAAtcctaatataaatataattatatatatatatatatatatatatatattaggatTTTTtagatttgatcatttattgtattttttttaatttatttcatttttatttattcaaatatattcttTGGGTCACACTTACAATTTGTGTCccatttaattaattcattaaatatATGCAATGGATTCTGTTTCATTGTTATTGAaggattatttaaaatgtaaataaatacaagtaaatAAGTATTGAGAAATATGTCACAAAACATACAACCGCAGTGTAAATAAGTGAATAAAATTATCTTCCAAAGCGTGAAATGACTTCCTGTGTTGCTCTGTGGTGGAGATATGAAAGCAGGCAGAAGCAACACGACTCATGcaccaataaaacaataaacagcatTATTTGCGTCACAATATGCAGCTCGCTCGACCCACCGAGATACATCTGTGACCCCTCCAGAGCCGAGCCCCTCAGAGAGCCGTTCATGTGGTCGTACAGCTCCTGCAGggcggggaggggaggaaacaggaagtcaaggaggaggaaacaggaagtcaagaggaggaaaaacatgtggatatatattaatattctcaCCTTTAAAATCGAGATCTGCGAGAAGTCCTTCTCCTCGAAGTAGGCGTGTGTGATGAGCTGCAGCTTAGCTTGAAGCAGACCGTAGAGAGGCtgccaaacacaaacaaacgtgtgtgtgtgtgtgtgtgtgtgtgtgtgtgtcattaacTGTTTCATCCACAAACCtttatcctctttttttttttaattcagcttTGTCCTCGTTCATATTTCTTTTAGGAAACGTCTAAAAACACGTTTTTATTTACGTttaacaaaaccccaaaaatatGAACGCTCATTGTCACGAAATTTCACGATTATTAATCAGAATATTAATCAGAACATTTATCGTCGACCTGTTTCCTTTTGCTTTGTTTGAGTCGTCTGTACTGGTTATATTTACATAGAAACACAGAAGTCAAATGATTATGGGATATTTACGTAGTTTTAATGAAGTATGAGTAGAGAAGACAGAATGTACTACTTCTCTATTTAAGTGATGAAGATGTCGACGACTCACCACTCGACTGAGGACGCAGACGCTCTTCTGCACCGTCTCCCTGGTGACGTCGGCCTGTCGCACCTTCAGGGCCTGAAGACgggttaaaaacattaaaatatatataaacaaaaaataataatatatatataaataaatatatatatatatatataaatataaatataaatataaataaataaatatatatatatatataatataatataaataagagTTATATCCTCAGTTATTAGACTAATAACTGAAGACATGTCTGACCTTTGCTTCTATTTGGCGATAACAGGAAACTCCGTAGACACATTTCATGTCTTCATTCAGAGGCGGCAGGTGAAAATACACAGTGTctgcaacacaatacaacattaaacattaaacacattaacaGCGCTGCTTTCATGCAGGAGAAAAAGAAGCTGAAAGTACAAAAGCCAGTTTTACTCTCCACTTCCAAACTGGAAAAACCTGCCAAAGTTTACAAGCCGCTCATTAGTTGGAGTTCTCTGCGTGTTTTGTCCATTGTATGTAATGTACTTAGGAGTTACTCAAGTGTtgcacattaaatataaatataaatattaggAATTTCAATGTGATTCCTAAattatggaaatatatatatttttttttttaaaaagacacaaaacgacttcCAAACTGTTCAAAAACAGACTTTTTGTGTTTACTGGAAGATCCACGAAAAACCATGAACAATCATCATTATAGAACAGCTGCAACAAGCAAGAAAGACAATAATTATGACGTCATTTATTTCCCAAAAACGGTCTAATTTGTGTGCGCTCATGTGATGAATCTGCTGATCTTCACTGGCGTTCCTCTGAAACCAACAGCCTGTTATATGCGGTCATTCCTCTGCTGCTCTGGGAACGTTTACTTTAAAATCGACTCCCTTCCTCCCGTTCGGCGTCGCCGGACAGCGTGAGGAGCAGCGGTGAGCCACGAGGAAGTCACATGACCGCAGAGCCCTGCTCTCCCTTTGTAACCTGGATGCCTTCACCCTGTTTACAGGCTGCCGTTACTCGGTTCTGACAAACACGCGTACTGCGCCTTTAAATGAAATCTATAACGGACTCAAAGTGGCATAAAATGTCCAGTTCTCATTGCTTGTTTTTTCTAACCAACATTCAGTTTGCTTtaacagaagagaaagaaaacaactttcTGCACCTGTAAAACAAGGTAATAACGAACTTGAAGTGGCATAAACAGTTTCTCTCTATAAAAAGGTCCCTCACAAAAGATAAGAATCCAGGAAGTCTGGTTTAAGTTACAGATTAACGCATTAAAAAGGTTCATCCGAAGCCAAATCActgcaaaacaacaaatagGGAGAAAACAGAGTGGAttttctattaaaaacacaacaaattgcATATCAaacaaagattttaaaaaaaagtcaatatgCAAATAAAGCTGCGACTAACtgtaattcttttttaaatatttctcaaaaattaattaagaaatgctcctttaaatatgaataaaattgGTGAGCTTTTACTTCTCAGAAAAAAgcaccaaattaaaaaaacaattgcataacaacatttatttttacaaatcactgaattaaaaaaacaacttgtttttgGCGTTGAGGATTACTCTCCATCAGAAGCAGTAGACCTCGGatcttttaattaataatacacattgtttttttatcccaATTAGTCAGCAGCGAGATTAAATTCCACGACCTACCTTCCTGGAAGTTGTGCGCCCCGTCGGGAAGCGCCAGGAAGGGGAGGTACTTCCACTCCTCTGGCAGCAGGTGGCTGTCGTGACCTTCATCGGGCATCAACGGCGGGTACGAGAATTCAACCTGAAGGtcaaagaggggggggggggggggggggggcagcatggactttaatttgtaaatgatCTGGATGCGTCGAGCCCCCTGCAGAGAGGAGCCAGACGGTCGGCGGGTGAAATAAAAGAAGACGGACGAAGGAGCCGAGAACCCAAATGTGATACCCGGCAGGAGACGCTGACCCCGATCGGGTGACCTCGTCCACCCGCCTGGAGGCCAGCGGCCCAAGAGCCTCATTTTATAACGAAATAAAACTATCTTGTTTCATCTTGCTCCTCCAGCCCGGCCTGCACACTGCGttttgaagaggaggagaagtcgAAGAGCTGGTTTTTAATGTCAGAAAACTGGTTTCAAGGAGAAGTTGTGATTACaggtgttgttttgtcttttactGCAT
It contains:
- the avl9 gene encoding late secretory pathway protein AVL9 homolog is translated as MESHGRDELKGPVLHIVVVGFHHKKGCQVEFSYPPLMPDEGHDSHLLPEEWKYLPFLALPDGAHNFQEDTVYFHLPPLNEDMKCVYGVSCYRQIEAKALKVRQADVTRETVQKSVCVLSRVPLYGLLQAKLQLITHAYFEEKDFSQISILKELYDHMNGSLRGSALEGSQMYLGLSPRDLILHFRHKVLILFKLILLEKKVLFYVSPVNRLVGALMTVLSLFPGMIEHGLADSSHYRPQSSVSEDPTLLESVSGAEDFVSVSVTDFADGELELAGAAAEPEPGDRRRHLLKPPPPRVSPESSESEWETLDPAVLDEGPQEAAAEGGETEPLLDAFDSEPATPITVQPQSAGGQGGVVQGLVSGLEEDRYGLPLPVFTKGYLCLPYMALQQHHLLSDVTVRGFVAGATNILFRQQRHLSDAVVEVEEAGVHVQDPELRKTLSLTTADLRFADYLVKHVTENRDDVFLDGTGWEGGDEWIRAQFTLYLHSLLSSVLQQDNERLLADYGVPFVTAWKITHNYRVWYSNKHPAMAAITPGHPFQGQYSVADVKLRLSHSVQNSERGKKIGNAMMTTSRSVVQTGKAVGQSVGGALTSAKSAMSSWFSTLAPPPAVTTAEHPEPSAEVQP